A stretch of Fusarium poae strain DAOMC 252244 chromosome 2, whole genome shotgun sequence DNA encodes these proteins:
- a CDS encoding hypothetical protein (TransMembrane:1 (i352-370o)), whose product MGPRTRRRRTKHAIDTHQPPAPPPPAPSKTFTIDFEVSTQTEVDDNFDNLRDTHAQFMDSMFPLDGDTDLGSLEDSPLTCFPTPSSSHTHSIQSLHAKPQFNLDSAESLLASFRRMLIHYPCIVLMPEETVASLAATKPFVLLAILAAASGSRTLQGHTLYDEEFRKVLGLKFVAGGERSMDLLQGIMIYCAWYPFHLRPKNRQAFQYYRMAGDLVTDLELDQEPAHLGSAIPGEMSSAQLDRLRVYLAYYYAVSNYMFMFKKKDNLIPAWTTWTETCCDLLQRHAEVDGDVSLSYLTRLASMTNTANNSVRDNDPQVNQQVQLMLLGLETQHREMKEAMVPHLSRSAPVKLASLFFDIFLQGGSIFYLARINTKKPSFTNPSPTRLVRCVNNIRTLFDHLMNLENFTCFTSVDWTKFILSVILAVCLSFPIADVPDWDHAWARSHLRFGEFLEVMTEGPEDLTPASKRVDVFSASRVILRVLKTKYNRRVAILTAPVLDEPLGHQGCPMFDKDMQPYVTAWDAGFDVQYVLPAHNPNTEGQQPMYHDLWATMTMSWANDDNTMGS is encoded by the exons ATGGGACCTCGAACACGAAGGCGAAGAACAAAGCA CGCCATAGATACTCACCAACCGCCTGCGCCACCTCCCCCGGCACCCTCAAAGACTTTCACTATTGACTTTGAAGTCTCTACTCAAACAGAGGTGGACGACAACTTTGATAATCTGCGCGACACTCATGCGCAATTCATGGACTCGATGTTCCCTTTGGATGGAGATACAGATCTCGGTAGCCTTGAAGACTCGCCTCTCACATGCTTCCCTacaccttcttcatctcataCGCATTCAATTCAATCTTTACATGCAAAGCCTCAGTTCAACCTCGATTCTGCTGAGTCATTGTTGGCTTCCTTTAGAAGGATGCTGATTCACTACCCTTGCATTGTTCTGATGCCCGAAGAGACAGTGGCCAGTCTTGCTGCGACGAAACCTTTCGTTCTCTTGGCTATTCTGGCTGCTGCTTCCGGGTCGCGGACTTTACAAGGACACACCCTCTACGATGAAGAGTTCCGTAAAGTTCTGGGCCTCAAGTTTGTCGCCGGCGGCGAAAGGAGTATGGACTTACTACAAGGCATTATGATCTACTGTGCTTG GTATCCATTCCATCTCAGACCAAAGAACAGACAGGCCTTCCAATACTATCGAATGGCCGGTGATCTCGTAACTGATCTCGAACTCGACCAAGAGCCAGCCCATCTTGGTAGCGCAATCCCTGGAGAAATGAGCAGTGCGCAGCTCGACCGGCTACGGGTGTATCTGGCATACTACTACGCCGTGTCAAA CTACATGTTCATGTTCAAGAAGAAAGATAATCTAATTCCCGCGTGGACGACCTGGACAGAAACCTGCTGCGACCTTTTGCAACGACATGCCGAAGTCGATGGGGATGTTTCGTTGAGTTATCTCACCAGGCTGGCAAGCATGACGAACACGGCAAATAATTCTGTACGCGACAACGATCCTCAGGTCAATCAGCAGGTTCAGCTTATGCTTCTTGGGCTGGAGACACAGCATAGAGAGATGAAAGAAGCTATGGTGCCACATCTTTCGCGCTCTG CACCCGTGAAACTTGcctctcttttctttgaCATCTTCCTCCAAGGTGGCTCCATATTCTATCTCGCCCGTATCAACACAAAAAAGCCTAGCTTCACCAACCCGTCACCAACTCGCCTCGTTCGCTGTGTGAACAACATCCGCACTCTCTTCGACCATCTCATGAACCTCGAGAACTTTACATGCTTCACCAGCGTTGACTGGACAAAGTTTATTCTATCCGTCATACTCGCAGTTTGTCTCTCATTTCCTATTGCTGACGTTCCGGACTGGGACCATGCCTGGGCACGCTCACATTTGCGTTTCGGCGAGTTCCTCGAGGTCATGACCGAGGGCCCTGAGGATCTTACACCGGCGAGCAAACGTGTAGATGTGTTTTCTGCAAGTCGAGTTATACTCCGTGTGCTCAAGACGAAATACAACCGGCGTGTAGCCATACTGACAGCACCAGTTCTGGACGAACCTCTGGGACATCAAGGGTGTCCCATGTTTGATAAAGATATGCAACCTTACGTAACCGCGTGGGACGCTGGTTTCGACGTTCAATATGTGCTCCCTGCGCATAACCCCAACACCGAGGGACAGCAGCCCATGTATCATGACCTCTGGGCGACCATGACTATGAGCTGGGCGAATGATGACAACACAATGGGGTCTT